In the Natrinema sp. CBA1119 genome, AGGCCGTTCATCTCGCCGAAGTAACCGCCGATCAGACGGTTGTAGACGTTGGCGAGCGGCTGCAACGCGCGGTTTATCGGTCCGGTGACGGTCGTGAGCCGATCGAGAGCGGCGCCGCCGGCGCGGCCGGCTGCACCGCTGATTCGGGAAGCGATTCCGCTCGGGCGGCCGGTTTCGCTACTCATGGGCGAACTCCCTCCCGTAGAGGCCCTCCGGTAAGAGGAGCAAGACCGCCACGAGGACGATCAGTGACGGAATTCCGACGTATCCCTGTCCGATGAACTCGGTCGTAAACTGCTGGAGATAGCCGATCAGGTAGGCGGCGACGACGGAGCCCTTGATGCTGCCGATGCCGCCGATCACGACGATAATGAACGCGTTCGCGAGCGGATTGAGCCACATCTGCGGCGTCGTCGGTTCGACTGTCCCTAGAATGACACCGGCGATACCGGCGAACGCGCCGGCAATCAGCCACGTGCGAGACTTGACGGACAGCAGATTGACACCGGTCAACTGTGCACCGCGTTCGCTCATCGACGTCGCGAGGATCGACCGCCCTTCGTCGGTTTGCGTGACGTAGTACCATAGTAATCCGATCGTAATCCACGAGAGAACGAACCCGAGGATGTACATGTAGCCGATTCGCGTTCCGAACCCTTCCAGATGAAGACTGCCGCTCAGAACGCTCGGAGTCCCCTGCGGATTCGCCCCGAATCGATAGTGAATGAGATTCGTCAACAGGAGCGCGACCATCACGGTCGAGAGGAACGTGATGACGACGTTGTCTTCGATGTATCTGACGAGACCCGCGTACAGCGCGTACGAGGCCAGTGCAGTACCGACAACCGCGATGACGAACCCCGCGGCTGGCGGAACCGCAATCGCGCCGACAACCGACGACGAGGTGAGGACCATGTAGGCGTATGCACCGAACATGATCAGCCCGCCGTGGGCGAGGTTCAGGACTCCGCCAACGCCGAATATCATCGTAAATCCGATCGCGACCAGTGCATAGATCGCACTTACCACTGCCCCCAGGAGCAAGACTGATAGAATTTGATCGAGCATGTCTTGCTACATCCAGGGGGGCGCGATGTGGTCGCCAGACGAATTGGCCGCGGGATAGACGAGTTCCTGATGTCCACCCTCGTCGTCCTCGTTTGCCTGCCACTGGGTGACCGGATAGTTCGAGATCTTTCCGTCGGTTCGTGTCTCCTTGGCGTCG is a window encoding:
- a CDS encoding branched-chain amino acid ABC transporter permease; its protein translation is MLDQILSVLLLGAVVSAIYALVAIGFTMIFGVGGVLNLAHGGLIMFGAYAYMVLTSSSVVGAIAVPPAAGFVIAVVGTALASYALYAGLVRYIEDNVVITFLSTVMVALLLTNLIHYRFGANPQGTPSVLSGSLHLEGFGTRIGYMYILGFVLSWITIGLLWYYVTQTDEGRSILATSMSERGAQLTGVNLLSVKSRTWLIAGAFAGIAGVILGTVEPTTPQMWLNPLANAFIIVVIGGIGSIKGSVVAAYLIGYLQQFTTEFIGQGYVGIPSLIVLVAVLLLLPEGLYGREFAHE